Within Acidobacteriota bacterium, the genomic segment TGAGGAAGGAACGGTCTTTCGCTTCCCGGAGGACGATAATGTCGCGGAAGAGAGAGGAGAGAATATTAAGATCACGCTGGAACTTCTCGACATCCTTTTGCATCTCATCCCCCCATCTCATGGCTCCAGCCAGCTTTCCCTGAGAGGCCTCTTCGACAAGAGCCATCAGCTTCTCGCTTCTTCCGATAAAATCCTCCAAGTCTTCCTGGAGGGCTTTTCCCAGGCTTCCCTCGCTAAGGATAGATAGCTTCCTTGCCTTGCTTTGCTCGAAACCTTTCTTCCGTATAAGGAAGTCCTCTATCTCCCGGGATGGAATGGGGTTAAACGCCAGTCCCCAGCATCTCGACCTGATCGTTGGCAGCAGGGAGTGGTATGCGGTAGTCAGGAGGATGATGACCGCATAGCCTGGAGGTTCCTCGAGAGTCTTCAGAAGAGCGTTGGATGACTCCTCTGTGAGAGTCTCTGCATGGTCAATGACATACACCTTCTTCCTGCTGGAGTAAGGTCTGAAGTGGATGTTATCGATTAGGTTCCTGATCTGATCGATCTTCAGACTGCGTGATTTCTTTTCGTCTTCCACTCTGGAATCGTAGAATTCCGGGAGGATCAGTTGAACATCAGGGCAATTGAGTGAATCGATGGTCCTGCATGTCCTGCAACGATTGCATGGAACATCGATGCCGGATTCGCAGTTGAATCCCTTAGCCATGGTCATCGCCGTCAATTTCTTGCCGACCCCCTCTTTCCCATAGAAGATGAGAGAGGGAAAGAGGGCATCTCCTCGAACTCCCTTCTCCAGGAGCTCTATAACCTTTCTGTTGCCAGCGATCTCTGAAAAGCTCACGATGCTCTAACCCTCACGGTCGATTTTTTCTTTCCACTTCTCTTCAGGAATTCATCGACCTTGCGAAAGACCTCTTGCCGAACCTCTTCGAGATCCCCGGATGCGTCGACAATCTTGATTCTTTTTCTTTCCTTTTTCGCAATATCAAGGTACCCCTTTCGGATCTTTCTGTGAAAGGCAAGTGCTTCTTCTTCGAATCTCCCCTCCTTGAATACTTTCTTCGAACTGTTCCTCTCTCTGGCCCTTTTCAGGCCGATCTCCGGGCTTAGATCGAGCAGAATGGTCAGATCGGGCTTGAGAGGGTGAAGATTTGTCCTGTGCAACCGTTCGATAAAATTCAGCGGGATTCCTCTTGCAAATCCCTGATATGCCTTGGTAGCGTCAGAAAATCTGTCGCAGATGACGATTTCGTTCCTCTCGAGGCGGGGAATTATGACCTCCTGGATGTGATGAACTCTTGCGGCAAGATAGAGGTAGAGCTCCGTATAAGGGTTCATCCCGCTGTTCTTCGAGTCTAGCAGGATCCTCCGTATGGCATTTCCTATCTCCGTTCCTCCAGGCTCTCTGGTGAGAAAGACTTCATATCCTTTTGTTTTCAGATGGCTTGCCAGCTCCCTGGCCTGTGTAGTTTTCCCGCACCCCTCGACTCCTTCAAAAGTGATGAAAAATGACATCGAACCGGCTCCTCTTTCAATGAATTCTCATTATATCGTATTTTGTGGCTTCTAGGTCTTTTCACTGATGTCTCACTTTCATGTATAATAAAAAGCGTGCTCGGAGAGGGGATATGTTCAGATGCTTTCATTGCGGCAGTGATATAGAACTTCAGGAGAAGTTCAGCCGATCCGATGTCTGTCGCCGATGCGGCAGCGCCATCAGGTGCTGCAGGAACTGCCGTTTCTATGACAGGCCATCTCACAATCAATGCCTTGAGCCAGCCGCAGAATGGGTCTCAGACAAAGAAAGATCTAACTTCTGCGAGTATTTTGAACCTTCTGTAAGGACACACGCCAATCTGAGGTCCGAAGAGGCGAAGAAGAAGTGGGACTCACTCTTTAAGAAATAGGTCTACCGCCTGCAAAGAAGGATTTCATCTCCTCGATATCACGTTCGATCTGCTCCCTCAGCTTCTCAAGGTTCTCGAATTTAAGCTCATCCCTTATTCTCTTATGGAAGAAGACCTCGATTTCTTCTCCATAGATGGTTGACTGAAAATCCATGATATGAGTCTCGATACTGTAAGTCTGGAGATTGAAGGTGGGCCTGATCCCGATGTTCGTCACGCTCCTGTGCTTCGAGCCTGCGACCAGGGATTCGGTGATATACACGCCCATTCTGGGAAGGAGCTCATTCCTGGGATGGATGTTTGCAGTAGGGATTTTAATGGTCTTTCCTATCCCTTCTCCCGGCATCACCTCTCC encodes:
- the tmk gene encoding dTMP kinase; translated protein: MSFFITFEGVEGCGKTTQARELASHLKTKGYEVFLTREPGGTEIGNAIRRILLDSKNSGMNPYTELYLYLAARVHHIQEVIIPRLERNEIVICDRFSDATKAYQGFARGIPLNFIERLHRTNLHPLKPDLTILLDLSPEIGLKRARERNSSKKVFKEGRFEEEALAFHRKIRKGYLDIAKKERKRIKIVDASGDLEEVRQEVFRKVDEFLKRSGKKKSTVRVRAS